A portion of the Salarias fasciatus chromosome 15, fSalaFa1.1, whole genome shotgun sequence genome contains these proteins:
- the ndufaf7 gene encoding protein arginine methyltransferase NDUFAF7, mitochondrial isoform X2, with amino-acid sequence MRTLFRLKTQQLISRTFIHPVSLPAPGGWRAAPSRLCSSPPNEDRPRPSMLRHLTSKIKATGPIPVAEYMREVLTNPVTGYYVRNNMLGPDGDFITSPEISQIFGELIGVWIISEWMASGRPRRLQLVELGPGRGSLAADVLRVFGQLRSVLAEASVSLHLVEVSPALSLVQAGSLTADGGRAANGEDEAAYRRGETAAGLPVSWYRRLEDVPAGFSIFVAHEFFDALPIHKFQRTERGWREVLVDIDPEKPDALRFVVAPAPTLASATLPQVGERRPHVEVCAEGGVLVQQLARRIAEDGGAALIADYGHDGTKTDTFRGFKGHRLHHVLDSPGSADLTADVDFSYLRRMAGGGVACVGPVTQRSFLKNMGIDARMQALLRSCGDPAVRKQLLASYDLLTSPAHMGERFHFFGLLHPSRLQAPPTPQGLKLERRRSPAPLPVAGFAELSYT; translated from the exons ATGAGGACTTTATTCAGGTTAAAGacacagcagctgatcagcagaACCTTTATTCATCCAGTCAGCCTGCCAGCACCAG GAGGATGGCGAGCGGCTCCATCCAGGCTCTGCAGCTCGCCCCCCAACGAGGACCGACCCCGGCCCTCCATGCTCCGCCACCTCACCTCCAAGATCAAAGCCACGGGTCCGATCCCGGTGGCCGAGTACATGAGGGAGGTCCTCACCAACCCCGTGACG GGTTATTATGTGAGGAACAACATGCTGGGACCTGACGGAGATTTCATCACGTCGCCAGAAATCAGCCAGATATTCGGAGAG ctgaTCGGCGTGTGGATCATCAGTGAGTGGATGGCGTCCGGTCGGCCCCGGcggctgcagctggtggagctcGGCCCGGGACGAGGCTCGCTGGCCGCCGACGTCCTCAGA GTGTTCGGCCAGCTGCGCTCGGTGTTGGCCGAGGCCTCGGTGTCGCTCCACCTGGTGGAGGTCAGTCCGGCTCTCAGCCTCGTCCAGGCCGGCAGTCTGACCGCAGACGGCGGCCGGGCGGCCAACGGCGAGGACGAGGCGGCGTACCGCCGCGGGGAGACGGCGGCCGGGCTACCCGTGTCCTGGTACCGCCGCCTGGAGGACGTCCCGGCAG gattCAGCATCTTCGTGGCTCACGAGTTTTTTGACGCTCTGCCGATCCACAAATTCCAG cGGACGGAGCGCGGCTGGAGGGAGGTGCTGGTGGACATCGACCCGGAGAAGCCCGACGCGCTGCGGTTCGTCGTGGCGCCGGCGCCGACGCTGGCCTCCGCCACGCTGCCGCAGGTCGGTG AGAGGCGGCCTCACGTGGAGGTGTGCGCGGAGGGCGGCGTCCTCGTCCAGCAGCTGGCCCGGAGGATCGCGGAggacggcggcgcggcgctgaTCGCCGACTACGGCCACGACGGCACCAAGACCGACACGTTCAGG GGGTTCAAAGGTCACCGGCTGCACCACGTGCTGGACTCGCCCGGCTCGGCCGACCTCACCGCCGACGTGGACTTCAGCTACCTGCGGCGGATGgccggagggggcgtggcctgcgTGGGGCCCGTCACGCAGCGGTCCTTCCTGAAGAACATGGGCATCGACGCCCGGATGCAG GCGCTGCTGAGGAGCTGCGGCGACCCGGCCgtcaggaagcagctgctcgccAGCTACGACCTCCTCACTAGCCCCGCCCACATGGGCGAGCGCTTCCACTTCTTCGGCCTGCTGCACCCCAGCCGGCTCCAAGCCCCGCCCACGCCGCAGGGCCTcaagctggagaggaggaggagcccggCGCCGCTGCCCGTGGCCGGGTTCGCCGAGCTCAGCTACACCTGA
- the ndufaf7 gene encoding protein arginine methyltransferase NDUFAF7, mitochondrial isoform X1, with product MRTLFRLKTQQLISRTFIHPVSLPAPGGWRAAPSRLCSSPPNEDRPRPSMLRHLTSKIKATGPIPVAEYMREVLTNPVTGYYVRNNMLGPDGDFITSPEISQIFGELIGVWIISEWMASGRPRRLQLVELGPGRGSLAADVLRVFGQLRSVLAEASVSLHLVEVSPALSLVQAGSLTADGGRAANGEDEAAYRRGETAAGLPVSWYRRLEDVPAGFSIFVAHEFFDALPIHKFQRTERGWREVLVDIDPEKPDALRFVVAPAPTLASATLPQEGERRPHVEVCAEGGVLVQQLARRIAEDGGAALIADYGHDGTKTDTFRGFKGHRLHHVLDSPGSADLTADVDFSYLRRMAGGGVACVGPVTQRSFLKNMGIDARMQALLRSCGDPAVRKQLLASYDLLTSPAHMGERFHFFGLLHPSRLQAPPTPQGLKLERRRSPAPLPVAGFAELSYT from the exons ATGAGGACTTTATTCAGGTTAAAGacacagcagctgatcagcagaACCTTTATTCATCCAGTCAGCCTGCCAGCACCAG GAGGATGGCGAGCGGCTCCATCCAGGCTCTGCAGCTCGCCCCCCAACGAGGACCGACCCCGGCCCTCCATGCTCCGCCACCTCACCTCCAAGATCAAAGCCACGGGTCCGATCCCGGTGGCCGAGTACATGAGGGAGGTCCTCACCAACCCCGTGACG GGTTATTATGTGAGGAACAACATGCTGGGACCTGACGGAGATTTCATCACGTCGCCAGAAATCAGCCAGATATTCGGAGAG ctgaTCGGCGTGTGGATCATCAGTGAGTGGATGGCGTCCGGTCGGCCCCGGcggctgcagctggtggagctcGGCCCGGGACGAGGCTCGCTGGCCGCCGACGTCCTCAGA GTGTTCGGCCAGCTGCGCTCGGTGTTGGCCGAGGCCTCGGTGTCGCTCCACCTGGTGGAGGTCAGTCCGGCTCTCAGCCTCGTCCAGGCCGGCAGTCTGACCGCAGACGGCGGCCGGGCGGCCAACGGCGAGGACGAGGCGGCGTACCGCCGCGGGGAGACGGCGGCCGGGCTACCCGTGTCCTGGTACCGCCGCCTGGAGGACGTCCCGGCAG gattCAGCATCTTCGTGGCTCACGAGTTTTTTGACGCTCTGCCGATCCACAAATTCCAG cGGACGGAGCGCGGCTGGAGGGAGGTGCTGGTGGACATCGACCCGGAGAAGCCCGACGCGCTGCGGTTCGTCGTGGCGCCGGCGCCGACGCTGGCCTCCGCCACGCTGCCGCAG gAGGGCGAGAGGCGGCCTCACGTGGAGGTGTGCGCGGAGGGCGGCGTCCTCGTCCAGCAGCTGGCCCGGAGGATCGCGGAggacggcggcgcggcgctgaTCGCCGACTACGGCCACGACGGCACCAAGACCGACACGTTCAGG GGGTTCAAAGGTCACCGGCTGCACCACGTGCTGGACTCGCCCGGCTCGGCCGACCTCACCGCCGACGTGGACTTCAGCTACCTGCGGCGGATGgccggagggggcgtggcctgcgTGGGGCCCGTCACGCAGCGGTCCTTCCTGAAGAACATGGGCATCGACGCCCGGATGCAG GCGCTGCTGAGGAGCTGCGGCGACCCGGCCgtcaggaagcagctgctcgccAGCTACGACCTCCTCACTAGCCCCGCCCACATGGGCGAGCGCTTCCACTTCTTCGGCCTGCTGCACCCCAGCCGGCTCCAAGCCCCGCCCACGCCGCAGGGCCTcaagctggagaggaggaggagcccggCGCCGCTGCCCGTGGCCGGGTTCGCCGAGCTCAGCTACACCTGA